Proteins encoded by one window of Rhodamnia argentea isolate NSW1041297 chromosome 6, ASM2092103v1, whole genome shotgun sequence:
- the LOC115742765 gene encoding putative pentatricopeptide repeat-containing protein At1g17630, with protein sequence MKQGPLSCFMLSSPRLKLFSRARLTLELDFTSHRLFSSLSHERTQPCSHSSSSTRNDLLDFFDHLLQQCYSAEQPGRIHAGIIVAGTADSAFLAARLVSIYARFGLLDGARKVFDKAPVECKSNLLLWNSILRAYTSNGGHEEALELYVEMRKLGVLGDGFTFPLVTRGCAEMGSSIWSRNVHCHVLQMGLHNNLHVVNGLMGMYAKHGQMGIALQLFDRMDARSCISWNTMISGFALKFDCDGALEMFRHMESEGVEPNVVTWTSLLSSHARSGRHVETVELFGSMRMRGIGPGAEALAVVLSVCSNMVALHMVKAIHGLVIKVGFEAYLIVNNSLVRAYGKQRQLKDASQLFFVMESKNIVSWNALITSYAESGLCDEAFEIFSQLKKSDGCSLARPNVISWSAIIDAFASAGRGRESLELYRQMQLAKIGGNAITVSSVLSVCVELSALNLGREVHGHVVRALMNHNLLVANSLITMYMRCGCLNEGSLVFKKLEVKDLISWNSMIAGCGMHGLGKDALRYFDGMLEAGMEPDKVTFVAVLSACSHAGLLVEGRKLYDRMTKEFGIEPQMEHYACLVDLLSRSGSLQEATEVVKAMPLTPNACVWGALLSACRMYTDTDFAEATASHVFSQNLETTGSYMLLSNIYAANGQWDDSARLRISAKEKGLKKVPGQSWIELSNKFHMFSSGRALQLGMENVYGVLEELTLQMETEDIIPAILLKTSS encoded by the coding sequence ATGAAGCAAGGGCCATTATCGTGCTTCATGCTTTCTTCTCCCCGCTTGAAACTCTTCTCCAGAGCTCGTCTCACGCTCGAATTGGACTTCACCAGTCACcgccttttctcttctctctctcacgaACGAACTCAACCCTGCTCGCATTCATCCTCCTCCACCCGCAATGACCTCCTCGATTTCTTCGATCATCTCCTTCAACAATGCTATTCGGCTGAACAACCAGGACGTATCCATGCAGGCATCATCGTTGCTGGCACTGCTGATTCCGCGTTCTTGGCGGCTCGGCTGGTATCGATCTACGCCCGGTTCGGACTTCTTGACGGTGCCCGCAAAGTGTTTGATAAAGCGCCCGTGGAGTGTAAGTCTAATTTGCTTTTGTGGAACTCGATCTTGAGAGCTTATACCTCTAACGGGGGTCATGAAGAAGCTTTGGAGCTATATGTTGAGATGAGAAAACTCGGAGTTTTGGGTGATGGGTTCACTTTTCCTTTGGTGACGAGAGGTTGTGCCGAAATGGGTAGCTCAATCTGGAGCAGGAATGTTCATTGTCACGTTTTGCAAATGGGCTTGCATAATAATTTGCACGTGGTGAACGGATTGATGGGTATGTACGCAAAGCATGGGCAAATGGGCATCGCGCTTCAGCTGTTTGATAGAATGGATGCTAGGAGCTGTATTTCATGGAACACGATGATTTCGGGCTTTGCATTGAAATTCGACTGTGATGGGGCTCTTGAGATGTTTCGGCACATGGAGTCTGAAGGGGTGGAGCCAAATGTAGTTACATGGACATCATTGTTGTCGAGTCATGCCAGAAGTGGCCGCCATGTTGAAACTGTGGAGTTATTTGGTTCGATGAGAATGAGAGGAATTGGTCCTGGTGCTGAAGCACTAGCTGTGGTTTTATCTGTTTGTTCTAATATGGTTGCACTCCACATGGTGAAAGCAATTCACGGACTTGTTATAAAAGTTGGTTTTGAAGCTTATTTGATTGTGAATAATTCATTAGTACGTGCATACGGGAAGCAAAGACAATTAAAAGATGCTAGTCAATTGTTCTTTGTAATGGAATCCAAGAACATAGTCAGTTGGAATGCTCTAATTACATCGTATGCAGAGTCTGGTTTATGCGACGAGGCTTTTGAAATATTCTCCCAGCTCAAGAAATCCGACGGTTGTTCATTGGCAAGGCCCAATGTAATAAGTTGGAGCGCCATCATCGATGCATTTGCTTCTgcagggagagggagagagtctTTGGAACTCTATAGACAAATGCAGCTTGCTAAAATCGGGGGCAATGCCATAACAGTCTCTAGTGTATTGTCAGTTTGTGTAGAGTTGTCGGCACTCAACCTGGGTCGGGAAGTCCACGGTCATGTGGTTCGGGCATTGATGAATCATAACCTCTTGGTGGCAAACAGCTTGATCACAATGTATATGAGATGTGGATGCCTCAATGAGGGGAGCCTGGTGTTCAAGAAACTTGAAGTGAAGGACTTAATCTCTTGGAACTCGATGATTGCAGGGTGTGGAATGCACGGTTTAGGTAAAGATGCATTGAGATATTTTGATGGCATGCTTGAAGCTGGAATGGAGCCAGATAAGGTCACTTTTGTTGCTGTTCTTTCTGCTTGTAGTCATGCAGGGCTTCTTGTTGAGGGTCGTAAACTTTATGATCGAATGACTAAAGAGTTTGGAATTGAGCCACAGATGGAACACTATGCATGTCTAGTTGATCTGTTGAGCCGATCTGGTTCCTTGCAGGAAGCTACAGAGGTAGTAAAAGCCATGCCATTGACGCCTAATGCTTGTGTTTGGGGAGCTCTTCTTAGTGCTTGTAGGATGTATACAGACACAGATTTTGCGGAGGCAACAGCCTCACACGTTTTCAGTCAGAATTTGGAAACTACGGGAAGCTATATGCTTCTCTCCAACATTTATGCTGCAAATGGCCAGTGGGATGATTCTGCAAGACTGCGGATTTCTGCCAAGGAGAAGGGTTTGAAGAAAGTTCCAGGCCAGAGTTGGATTGAGTTGAGTAATAAGTTCCATATGTTTTCGTCTGGGAGGGCCTTGCAGTTGGGTATGGAGAATGTTTATGGTGTCCTTGAAGAATTGACACTTCAAATGGAAACTGAAGACATTATACCTGCGATATTACTAAAGACAAGCAGCTGA